A stretch of the Ictidomys tridecemlineatus isolate mIctTri1 chromosome 5, mIctTri1.hap1, whole genome shotgun sequence genome encodes the following:
- the Lime1 gene encoding lck-interacting transmembrane adapter 1 isoform X3, which produces MMPVQVQVRHQAAGAVPRPTQQHPPRPASMDLLRPHWLEVPRSSTRPQAAPSIFPPQQLPKASPVSPSPFIGPEDTYSNIGLAAIPRASLASSPVVWAGTRLTIGCARPGLGARPLVAEYSCIQKLKGTGQGPQELQQGTAERIPTAQVDILYSRVCKSESRDPGLIKNQPDFKGGGSILAPRNDLTCETLPLRDLSMDSRPLENVYESIQEMGP; this is translated from the exons CAGGTCCGGCACCAGGCTGCAGGAGCTGTACCGCGGCCCACACAGCAGCATC CCCCACGGCCTGCCAGCATGGATCTCCTGCGCCCACACTGGCTGGAAGTGCCCAGGAGCAGCACCAGGCCACAGGCAGCCCCCTCCATCTTCCCACCACAGCAGTTGCCTAAGGCCTCTCCTGTCTCCCCTTCACCCTTCATTGGCCCTGAGGACACTTATTCCAACATAGGGCTGGCTGCAATCCCCAGAGCCAGTTTGGCTTCGAGCCCTGTGGTGTGGGCAGGGACACGGCTGACCATCGGCTGTGCCAGGCCTGGGCTTGGGGCCAGACCTCTGGTGGCTGAATATTCCTGCATCCAGAAGCTCAAGGGGACAGGTCAGGGTCCCCAAGAACTGCAGCAGGGGACTGCTGAGAGGATCCCAACTGCTCAG GTGGACATCCTGTACTCCAGGGTCTGCAAGTCCGAAAGCAGGGACCCAGGACTCATCAAAAACCAGCCAGACTTCAAGGGTGGGGGATCGATTCTGGCCCCAAGGAATGACTTGACCTGTGAGACCCTCCCCCTCAGGGACCTGAGCATGGACAGCAGGCCCCTGGAAAATGTGTATGAGAGCATCCAGGAGATGGGGCCCTGA
- the Slc2a4rg gene encoding SLC2A4 regulator: MEAELSPGPGPGCERPQLRAGGRDPSALRAEAPWLSAQGSGPRAARVTVPAPPQGPSMGGGFAALEFALPQEPQAADLGTPGTWAGAAGLPTPSVHIPVPAQRSPPGKARLDEVLAAAALTSLSTSPLYLGAPAVSFSPEPDLEPWREALTQPTGSYSSSSNSGDWVWDQASDQSSPSTPSPPLPPEAAHFLFGEPTQRKRKSAVQVVFQCLWKSCGKVLRTASAIQRHIRLVHLGRRAEPEHSDGEEDFYYTELDIGVDMLTNGLSNLAPTSPEAPVPPAFPDLDLPSLLRPLALPLPPLLSSAAPPKTCHGDHAHHAGEATDGSWEQVSGHSGEERSPSCSSPQGCLAPVHVDPQPTEGRATAPALPSKLGVSLRKPRGDAKKCRKVYGTDHRDLWCTACRWKKACQRFLD, encoded by the exons ATGGAAGCCGAGCTCTCCCCAGGTCCGGGTCCGGGCTGTGAGCGCCCCCAGCTCCGCGCCGGCGGTCGGGACCCCAGTGCGCTACGGGCCGAGGCGCCGTGGCTGAGTGCACAGGGCTCGGGCCCGCGCGCCGCGCGCGTGACGGTACCGGCGCCGCCACAG GGACCTTCTATGGGCGGAGGTTTTGCGGCCTTGGAGTTCGCGCTGCCGCAGGAGCCGCAGGCTGCAGACCTAGGGACCCCGGGGACGTGGGCGGGGGCGGCTGGGCTCCCGACACCGTCGGTGCACATCCCGGTGCCAGCGCAGAG ATCCCCCCCAGGAAAAGCTCGGCTAGATGAGGTCCTGGCCGCGGCAGCCCTTACAAGCCTGTCTACTAGCCCCCTCTATCTGGGGGCCCCTGCTGTATCCTTCAGTCCAG AGCCTGACTTGGAACCCTGGAGGGAGGCCCTGACTCAGCCCACTGGCAGctacagcagcagcagcaacagtggAGACTGGGTCTGGGACCAGGCCAGCGACCAGTCCTCCCCGTCCACACCATCTCCCCCACTGCCCCCTGAGGCAGCCCACTTTCTGTTTGGGGAGCCCACTCAGAGGAAACGGAAG AGCGCGGTCCAGGTGGTGTTCCAGTGCCTGTGGAAGAGCTGCGGGAAGGTGCTGCGCACAGCCTCCGCCATTCAGAGACACATCCGCCTGGTGCACCTGGG GAGACGGGCAGAGCCTGAGCACAGTGATGGTGAGGAGGACTTCTACTACACTGAGCTGGACATTGGTGTGGACATGCTGACCAATGGGCTGTCTAACCTGGCCCCAACGTCCCCTGAGGCCCCTGTGCCCCCTGCCTTCCCCGACCTGGACCTGCCTAGCCTGCTGCGGCCtctggccctgcccctgccccctttGCTTAGCTCTGCAGCTCCTCCCAAGACATGCCACGGTGACCATGCCCACCATGCTGGGGAGGCAACAGATGGCAGCTGGGAACAAGTCTCAGGGCATTCTGGAGAGGAGCGAAGTCCAAGTTGCAGTTCCCCCCAGGGCTGCCTGGCACCCGTCCATGTGGACCCACAGCCCACTGAGGGCCGGGCCACTGCACCAGCCCTGCCCTCCAAGCTTGGTGTCAGCTTGAG GAAGCCCCGAGGTGATGCCAAGAAGTGCCGGAAGGTGTACGGCACGGATCACCGGGACCTGTGGTGCACAGCCTGCCGCTGGAAGAAGGCTTGTCAGCGGTTCCTGGACTGA